In Kitasatospora sp. NA04385, a single genomic region encodes these proteins:
- a CDS encoding TIR-like protein FxsC, whose amino-acid sequence MSSGAGQRKETPRPYFFLSYAHTPRINSRGAADPNLWVAKLYQDLCEAILQITDVPTGHPVGFMDRSMHQGQKWAERLSRELATCRVFVPLYSPRYFKSEACGREWHLFSRRSVYQRRPTAERMTGIVPALWVAMDHYQLPRVAGELQFSHDSFGPEYATEGLYALMKIAAFSSEYHAAVLRLARRIVEVANQTVIPIGQVLDFESQPSAFDQPDSADQVRISVFSYRERELPPQRSAVWYGEQRADWQPYRPDSSRPLSQDAADIARSMGFQPTVNEFEDESEHLLGGERPGEPCVLLVDRWAFLDGRRAEAVRRLDRRNLGSVAFIEPWNRDDQQSRDHERMLDELGDSVLAVSRGARQRPSLREEGAGGAPGSIEEFRGEMERAVMRACTAHEQHHRPRPEDGPAERRPSIGP is encoded by the coding sequence GTGAGCAGCGGGGCGGGCCAGAGGAAGGAAACGCCCAGGCCGTACTTCTTCCTCAGCTACGCGCACACGCCCCGGATCAACTCGCGGGGCGCCGCCGACCCCAACCTGTGGGTGGCGAAGCTGTACCAGGACCTGTGCGAGGCGATCCTGCAGATCACCGACGTGCCGACCGGGCACCCGGTCGGGTTCATGGACCGCTCGATGCACCAGGGGCAGAAGTGGGCCGAGCGGCTGTCCCGGGAGCTGGCCACCTGCCGGGTGTTCGTGCCGCTGTACTCGCCGCGCTACTTCAAGTCCGAGGCGTGCGGCCGGGAGTGGCACCTGTTCAGCCGCCGCTCGGTCTACCAGCGGCGGCCCACCGCGGAGCGGATGACCGGCATCGTGCCGGCCCTGTGGGTGGCGATGGACCACTACCAGCTGCCCCGGGTCGCCGGTGAGCTCCAGTTCAGCCACGACAGCTTCGGCCCCGAGTACGCCACCGAGGGCCTGTACGCGCTGATGAAGATCGCCGCGTTCAGCTCGGAGTACCACGCGGCGGTGCTGCGGCTGGCCCGGCGGATCGTCGAGGTCGCCAACCAGACGGTGATCCCGATCGGCCAGGTGCTGGACTTCGAGTCCCAGCCGTCCGCCTTCGACCAGCCCGACTCCGCCGACCAGGTCCGGATCTCGGTGTTCTCCTACCGGGAGCGCGAACTGCCGCCGCAGCGCAGCGCGGTCTGGTACGGCGAGCAGCGCGCCGACTGGCAGCCGTACCGCCCCGACTCCTCCCGGCCGCTGTCCCAGGACGCCGCCGACATCGCCCGCAGCATGGGCTTCCAGCCCACGGTCAACGAGTTCGAGGACGAGTCGGAGCACCTGCTGGGCGGCGAGCGGCCCGGCGAGCCCTGCGTGCTGCTGGTCGACCGGTGGGCGTTCCTGGACGGGCGGCGGGCCGAGGCGGTGCGCCGGCTGGACCGGCGCAACCTCGGCTCGGTGGCCTTCATCGAGCCCTGGAACCGCGACGACCAGCAGAGCCGCGACCACGAGCGGATGCTCGACGAGCTCGGCGACAGCGTGCTGGCGGTCAGCCGCGGCGCCCGGCAGCGGCCCAGCCTGCGCGAGGAGGGCGCGGGCGGCGCCCCCGGCAGCATCGAGGAGTTCCGCGGCGAGATGGAGCGCGCCGTGATGCGCGCCTGCACCGCCCACGAGCAGCACCACCGGCCCCGTCCCGAGGACGGCCCGGCCGAGCGCAGACCCAGCATCGGGCCCTGA
- the fxsT gene encoding FxSxx-COOH system tetratricopeptide repeat protein yields MTERPTKGPQIQGRRRDATIENRHGRIVTFYSYKGGTGRTMALANTAWILAANGYRVLVVDWDLEAPGLAQFFRPFLNPEVVAATTGIMDLFGDYLEEARRPIDRDPEWIEDFARIHPHALSLAWPHFPGGGRIDLVPAGQRNRDYSVARLDWDLLYERYEGRRFIQSLRADMKRRYDYVLIDSRTGLTDTADICTVEMPDDLVVCFTLSDQSIDGASRIARVIEDRYGDRDIRIMPVPMRIDEGEKEKADAGRALARIKFAGLPAGFGESDLARYWAGVEIPYRPFYAYEEILAPFGDQPGLPGSMLAANERLTREITRGRVSGLPPMSEDLRLRHLDGFARRRPTAPADLYLSYVPEDRAWADWISALLADAGYRVVPRDVGAGANPREATGRGIDSAYRTVALLSAAYLQSPQAQALWDRTVLADPAGARRQLIPVRVSDVRLNAPYNNRNPVDLIGRDEPSAATALLRALGRTEAELPERSPGAPRFPGTKPTYWEVPQRNHSFTGRVKVLDDLRAQLAGGTTAVLPPPQTLYGLGGVGKTQVALEYAHRYMSHYDLVWWIDAEQSENVVVDLADLAGRLGLRVGDNVSEAAQAARDALRQGIPTSNWLLIFDNADEPGEIRRFFPDGPGHILVTSRNQGWSGQAGVLNVDVFDRTESVDHLTRRVRGLARADADRVAEAVGDLPLAVEVAAAWLETTRTPVDSYVSQLKAEATKVLAAGETPVDYPTPVGLTWNVSITRLREQSPAAVRLLELCAFFAPEPISLRQFFFSEQMRLALVPYDQELTDTFLLGKVLRAVSRYALAKTDAGSDSFQVHRLVQAVVRSGMTETERAAAMHQVHRILVNARPSRGDTDDPANWPTLEKIWPHLTPSRAQDCDEREVRELLIDRVRYLWKRVDLEQALQLGRQLDASWTVRAENEADADEQRLWRRQIYSLRFQLANVLRSQGSYNDSLALNQATLAGQRELLGERHPYTLMTANSMAADLRYLNRFQEALALDEETYDQFVELFGEDDSRTLAVANNLAIDHRLVGNTLAARDLDQDTFERRSAVLGPLHPYTLGTKSNLARDLREMGDYKGSVELLREVTEAFTDVEAPGLPEELRNAKSLAVSLRRAGQYPEARDLTERTYERYIALYGPDFVDSLACRLNLAADFSAAGDKETARDIAADAYDGHRRLFGDDHPFTFACENNLAIYLRGSGDLAGAVRHGRAALEGLARVLGEDHPFVLNSSTNLANALAESGELAEAEELAREAYDSLAARYGANHPDALVCQANLAVTIRAAGRRGEAENLRMQAVAALVELFGEDHPSVIAARGWQRTNRDLEPQPL; encoded by the coding sequence ATGACCGAGAGGCCGACGAAGGGCCCGCAGATCCAGGGCCGCCGCCGCGACGCCACCATCGAGAACCGGCACGGCCGGATCGTCACCTTCTACTCGTACAAGGGCGGCACCGGCCGCACCATGGCGCTGGCCAACACCGCCTGGATCCTGGCCGCCAACGGCTACCGGGTGCTGGTCGTCGACTGGGACCTGGAGGCGCCCGGCCTGGCCCAGTTCTTCCGGCCGTTCCTCAACCCCGAGGTGGTCGCCGCCACCACCGGCATCATGGACCTGTTCGGCGACTACCTGGAGGAGGCCCGCCGCCCGATCGACCGGGACCCGGAGTGGATCGAGGACTTCGCCCGGATCCACCCGCACGCCCTCTCGCTGGCCTGGCCGCACTTCCCCGGCGGCGGCCGGATCGACCTCGTCCCCGCCGGGCAGCGCAACCGCGACTACTCGGTGGCCCGGCTCGACTGGGACCTGCTGTACGAGCGCTACGAGGGCCGCCGGTTCATCCAGTCGCTGCGCGCCGACATGAAGCGCCGCTACGACTACGTGCTGATCGACAGCCGCACCGGCCTCACCGACACCGCCGACATCTGCACCGTCGAGATGCCCGACGACCTGGTGGTCTGCTTCACCCTCAGCGACCAGTCCATCGACGGCGCCTCCCGGATCGCCCGGGTGATCGAGGACCGCTACGGCGACCGGGACATCCGGATCATGCCCGTCCCGATGCGGATCGACGAGGGCGAGAAGGAGAAGGCCGACGCCGGCCGGGCGCTGGCCCGGATCAAGTTCGCCGGCCTGCCCGCCGGCTTCGGCGAGAGCGACCTGGCCCGCTACTGGGCCGGCGTGGAGATCCCCTACCGGCCGTTCTACGCGTACGAGGAGATCCTCGCCCCGTTCGGCGACCAGCCCGGGCTGCCCGGCTCGATGCTCGCCGCCAACGAGCGGCTCACCCGGGAGATCACCCGGGGCCGGGTCAGCGGGCTGCCGCCGATGTCCGAGGACCTGCGGCTGCGCCACCTCGACGGCTTCGCCCGCCGCCGCCCCACCGCCCCCGCCGACCTGTACCTCAGCTACGTGCCCGAGGACCGGGCCTGGGCGGACTGGATCTCCGCGCTGCTCGCCGACGCCGGCTACCGGGTCGTCCCGCGCGACGTCGGCGCCGGCGCCAACCCGCGCGAGGCCACCGGGCGCGGCATCGACTCCGCGTACCGCACCGTCGCCCTGCTGTCCGCCGCCTACCTGCAGTCCCCGCAGGCCCAGGCGCTGTGGGACCGTACCGTGCTCGCCGACCCGGCCGGCGCCCGCCGCCAGCTGATCCCGGTCCGGGTCTCCGACGTCCGGCTCAACGCGCCCTACAACAACCGCAACCCGGTCGACCTGATCGGCCGCGACGAGCCCTCCGCCGCCACCGCGCTGCTGCGCGCGCTCGGCCGCACCGAGGCCGAACTGCCCGAGCGCAGCCCCGGCGCGCCGCGCTTCCCCGGCACCAAGCCCACCTACTGGGAGGTGCCGCAGCGCAACCACTCCTTCACCGGCCGGGTCAAGGTCCTGGACGACCTGCGGGCCCAACTGGCCGGCGGCACCACGGCGGTGCTGCCCCCGCCGCAGACCCTGTACGGCCTCGGCGGCGTCGGCAAGACCCAGGTCGCGCTGGAGTACGCGCACCGCTACATGTCGCACTACGACCTGGTGTGGTGGATCGACGCCGAGCAGAGCGAGAACGTCGTGGTCGACCTCGCCGACCTCGCCGGACGCCTCGGGCTGCGGGTCGGCGACAACGTCAGCGAGGCCGCGCAGGCCGCCCGCGACGCGCTCCGGCAGGGCATCCCGACCTCCAACTGGCTGCTGATCTTCGACAACGCGGACGAGCCCGGCGAGATCCGCCGCTTCTTCCCCGACGGCCCCGGCCACATCCTGGTCACCTCCCGCAACCAGGGCTGGTCCGGGCAGGCCGGCGTGCTCAACGTCGACGTGTTCGACCGCACCGAGTCCGTCGACCACCTCACCCGCCGGGTCCGCGGCCTGGCCCGCGCCGACGCCGACCGGGTCGCCGAGGCCGTCGGCGACCTGCCGCTCGCCGTCGAGGTCGCCGCCGCCTGGCTGGAGACCACCCGCACCCCCGTCGACAGCTACGTCAGCCAGCTCAAGGCCGAGGCCACCAAGGTGCTCGCGGCCGGCGAGACCCCCGTCGACTACCCCACCCCCGTCGGGCTCACCTGGAACGTCTCCATCACCCGGCTGCGCGAGCAGTCGCCCGCCGCGGTGCGGCTGCTGGAGCTGTGCGCGTTCTTCGCGCCCGAGCCGATCTCGCTGCGGCAGTTCTTCTTCTCCGAGCAGATGCGCCTGGCCCTCGTCCCCTACGACCAGGAGCTCACCGACACCTTCCTGCTCGGCAAGGTGCTGCGCGCGGTCAGCCGCTACGCGCTCGCCAAGACCGACGCCGGCTCCGACTCCTTCCAGGTCCACCGGCTGGTGCAGGCCGTCGTCCGCAGCGGCATGACCGAGACCGAGCGGGCCGCCGCCATGCACCAGGTGCACCGCATCCTGGTCAACGCCCGGCCCTCCCGCGGCGACACCGACGACCCCGCCAACTGGCCCACCCTGGAGAAGATCTGGCCGCACCTGACGCCGTCCCGGGCCCAGGACTGCGACGAGCGCGAGGTGCGTGAACTGCTCATCGACCGCGTCCGCTACCTGTGGAAGCGCGTCGACCTCGAACAGGCCCTGCAACTCGGCCGGCAGCTCGACGCGTCCTGGACGGTGCGCGCCGAGAACGAGGCCGACGCCGACGAGCAGCGCCTGTGGCGCCGGCAGATCTACAGCCTCCGCTTCCAGCTCGCCAACGTGCTGCGCTCCCAGGGCTCCTACAACGACTCGCTGGCGCTCAACCAGGCCACCCTGGCCGGGCAGCGCGAACTCCTCGGCGAACGGCACCCGTACACCCTGATGACCGCCAACTCGATGGCCGCCGACCTGCGCTACCTCAACCGCTTCCAGGAGGCGCTGGCCCTCGACGAGGAGACCTACGACCAGTTCGTCGAGCTCTTCGGCGAGGACGACTCGCGCACCCTCGCCGTCGCCAACAACCTCGCCATCGACCACCGCCTGGTCGGCAACACTCTCGCCGCCCGCGACCTGGACCAGGACACCTTCGAACGGCGCTCCGCCGTCCTCGGCCCGCTGCACCCCTACACCCTCGGCACCAAGTCCAACCTCGCCCGCGACCTGCGCGAGATGGGCGACTACAAGGGCTCGGTGGAACTGCTGCGGGAGGTCACCGAGGCCTTCACCGACGTCGAGGCCCCCGGCCTGCCCGAGGAACTGCGCAACGCCAAGTCGCTGGCCGTCTCGCTGCGCCGGGCCGGCCAGTACCCCGAGGCCCGCGACCTCACCGAGCGCACCTACGAGCGCTACATCGCCCTGTACGGGCCCGACTTCGTCGACTCGCTGGCCTGCCGGCTCAACCTCGCCGCGGACTTCAGCGCGGCCGGCGACAAGGAGACCGCCCGCGACATCGCCGCCGACGCCTACGACGGCCACCGCCGGCTCTTCGGCGACGACCACCCCTTCACCTTCGCCTGCGAGAACAACCTCGCCATCTACCTGCGCGGCTCCGGGGACCTGGCCGGCGCGGTCCGGCACGGCCGGGCCGCGCTGGAGGGCCTGGCCCGGGTCCTCGGCGAGGACCACCCGTTCGTCCTGAACTCCTCCACCAACCTGGCCAACGCGCTCGCCGAGTCGGGCGAGCTGGCCGAGGCGGAGGAACTCGCCCGGGAGGCCTACGACAGCCTCGCCGCCCGGTACGGCGCCAACCACCCCGACGCCCTGGTCTGCCAGGCCAACCTGGCCGTCACCATCCGGGCGGCGGGCCGCCGCGGCGAGGCGGAGAACCTGCGGATGCAGGCCGTCGCCGCGCTCGTCGAGCTCTTCGGCGAGGACCACCCGTCCGTCATCGCGGCCCGCGGCTGGCAGCGCACCAACCGCGACCTGGAGCCGCAGCCGCTGTGA